One part of the Mya arenaria isolate MELC-2E11 chromosome 3, ASM2691426v1 genome encodes these proteins:
- the LOC128227515 gene encoding heat shock 70 kDa protein 12B-like: protein MSGKSYLLCAAIDFGTTFSGYAFSSKHEFEQDPLKVCASSWMGGSRMTISLKTSSTVLFRPDKSFDSFGFEAEDRYSDLCCEENHKDWYYFRRFKMMLYNSKDVHRSNMLKDETGKEMPAIVVFAASIKYMKEHLMRKLEETHLGITTDDMKWVLTVPAIWDDAAKQFMREAAVKAGIEGHRLSLALEPEAASMFCKHLPVARYEGKGQREISCFKPGSKYLVLDAGGGTIDITVHEVNRNGTLRELYKANGGTWGGTTIDKAFIDFISSITGPEVMDRFRSENQEDYMDLLREFEVKKRAIGQSLDSRTTFKIPITLYETFRDVTGREIRDEVKENKLLSGKVAFAGDKMRVEPGAVKELFSETTKHIIDHLKGIFADPTASGADTVLMVGGFSESPMLRETVQEAFPDKRVIVPHEAGLAVLKGAVIFGHNDKEITARIAKYTYGLKTYKDFDPKKHPKDKMFLNENKRPTVRGCFSRLVEIGQTVSPNEPTPSKPYFPTGNTSGFTIKLYASSDKKPMFVDDPGCFPIGEVYVHCVDKYGKVGSADVSLIFGGTELKVRAVDSKTKEERIASFDFLA, encoded by the exons ATGTCGGGGAAAAGTTATTTGCTGTGTGCGGCGATAGATTTTGGGACAACGTTTAGCGGCTATGCTTTTTCATCAAAACATGAGTTCGAACAAGATCCTTTGAAAGTTTGCGCCAGCTCTTGGATGGGGGGATCAAGGATGACCATCTCGCTAAAGACATCATCGACAGTTCTTTTCCGACCAGACAAGAGTTTTGACTCGTTCGGATTCGAGGCAGAAGATCGGTACAGCGATTTGTGTTGTGAAGAAAACCACAAAGACTGGTACTATTTTCGAAGATTCAAAATGATGCTGTATAACTCAAAG GATGTGCACCGATCAAACATGTTGAAGGATGAAACTGGAAAAGAGATGCCAGCCATCGTCGTGTTTGCTGCTTCCATTAAGTATATGAAGGAACATCTGATGCGAAAATTAGAAGAGACACATCTCGGGATAACCACGGACGACATGAAATGGGTTCTAACGGTTCCTGCCATTTGGGACGATGCGGCAAAGCAGTTTATGAGAGAAGCAGCTGTAAAG gCTGGAATTGAGGGGCATCGGCTGAGCTTAGCACTTGAACCAGAGGCGGCTTCGATGTTCTGCAAACACTTACCGGTTGCACGTTATGAAGGCAAAGGTCAAAGAGAAATATCATGCTTTAAGCCAGGATCGAAGTATCTCGTTCTAGATGCAGGAG GGGGAACTATTGATATCACTGTACACGAGGTGAACCGGAATGGCACGTTACGAGAGCTGTACAAAGCAAACGGTGGCACTTGGGGTGGAACTACCATTGATAAGGCGTTCATAGATTTCATCAGTTCTATAACCGGCCCTGAAGTAATGGACCGTTTTCGATCTGAAAACCAAGAGGACTACATGGATCTATTGAGAGAGTTTGAAGTGAAAAAGAGAGCCATTGGACAAAGTCTTGATTCAAGGACAACATTCAAAATTCCCATCACTCTTTACGAAACCTTTCGAGATGTAACTGGGAGAGAAATCAGAGATGAGGTGAAGGAAAATAAGCTTCTTTCGGGTAAGGTTGCATTCGCTGGAGATAAAATGCGAGTAGAGCCTGGAGCTGTTAAAGAGCTATTTAGTGAAACTACCAAACACATAATTGATCATCTGAAAGGTATTTTTGCTGATCCAACGGCATCAGGCGCGGATACAGTATTGATGGTTGGAGGGTTTTCAGAATCCCCCATGCTTCGTGAGACCGTTCAGGAAGCCTTTCCTGATAAAAGGGTTATAGTTCCCCACGAGGCCGGTCTTGCTGTTTTGAAAGGTGCCGTGATCTTTGGGCACAACGACAAAGAAATTACTGCAAGGATCGCAAAATACACTTATGGGCTGAAAACGTACAAAGATTTTGATCCAAAAAAGCACCCTAAAGACAAAATGTttctaaatgaaaacaaacgTCCAACAGTAAGGGGTTGCTTTTCAAGGTTAGTCGAGATCGGACAGACTGTTTCACCAAATGAACCAACACCATCCAAACCTTACTTTCCTACTGGGAATACGTCTGGCTTCACTATCAAACTGTATGCTTCCTCAGACAAAAAACCTATGTTTGTAGATGATCCGGGATGTTTTCCTATTGGAGAGGTTTATGTCCATTGTGTTGACAAGTACGGAAAGGTTGGATCCGCTGATGTAAGTCTTATCTTTGGAGGAACAGAGCTAAAGGTTCGTGCCGTTGATTCAAAGACCAAAGAAGAAAGGATTGCTTCATTTGACTTTCTTGCGTAG
- the LOC128227514 gene encoding heat shock 70 kDa protein 12A-like, translating into MTERLLVAAIDFGTTYSGWAFSFRHDFEADPTKIQAKQWSGGHHVSLKAPTTVLIKPDGKTLEAFGYEAEDKYAKLADDNKHRTHYYFKLFKMMLYGKIGLTRDIMLEDDKDQKLPALTVFSLAIGHLRQDLLKTCNDRLKKNKLTDGDIHWVLTVPAIWNDAAKQFMREAAQKAGIASDNLSIALEPEAASLFCRHLPIQQFSGNCGKSLKTFDVGSKYMVLDAGGGTVDITVHEVLPDGKLKELHKASGGDWGGTMIDNAFRQMLIKIFSLPVLRKFQLDHTDDYLDLLREFEIKKRDIKPASDTKITLKIPSALAEVFEKETEEGIQDAIDQSPYAGKIKFTGDKMRADVSVYKHLFDDALEGIIEHISGLVRDPVTRGTTSILMVGGFSESPLLQTAIKNTFPKMTVIIPEEAGLVVLKGAVVFGHGPNAIAKRVCKHTYGIELNTLFDDKEHDVSKRFESNGRCFCKEIFDKHVEIGQCIKYGEPQSERTYAPLTNTQDSVDIVVYASDEASPKYVSDKGCQQIGKVTVDVRDMSVPLSQRTLDVTLTFSGTEIEVIAKEKHTGKITKSKANFLG; encoded by the exons ATGACGGAACGCCTACTTGTTGCTGCCATCGACTTTGGCACTACATACAGTGGTTGGGCTTTCTCATTTCGGCACGACTTCGAGGCAGACCCTACCAAAATTCAAGCTAAACAGTG gTCTGGTGGTCACCACGTATCGTTGAAGGCACCAACCACTGTTTTGATTAAACCAGACGGCAAGACGCTTGAAGCATTTGGCTATGAAGCAGAGGACAAATACGCCAAACTTgcagacgacaacaaacataGAACTCACTATTACTTTAAACTGTTTAAGATGATGCTGTATGGCAAAATT GGTTTAACCAGAGATATCATGCTGGAGGACGACAAGGATCAAAAGCTACCTGCGTTGACAGTTTTCTCTCTTGCCATTGGCCATCTACGCCAGGACCTGCTGAAGACATGCAACGATCGCTTGAAGAAGAACAAGCTTACGGATGGGGATATACATTGGGTGCTCACTGTCCCCGCTATCTGGAATGACGCTGCTAAACAGTTTATGAGGGAGGCTGCACAAAAG GCAGGAATTGCGTCTGATAATCTTAGCATTGCACTTGAACCGGAAGCAGCCTCATTGTTTTGCCGCCATCTTCCAATTCAGCAGTTCTCAGGAAATTGTGGGAAGTCTCTCAAAACATTTGACGTTGGTTCAAAATATATGGTGCTCGACGCTGGAG GTGGAACAGTTGATATAACTGTTCATGAGGTTCTTCCTGATGGAAAATTGAAAGAGCTCCATAAAGCCAGTGGCGGGGACTGGGGAGGAACTATGATTGATAATGCATTTAGACAGATGTTGATCAAAATCTTCTCCCTGCCTGTGCTTCGAAAATTCCAACTTGATCATACCGATGACTATCTAGACCTGTTGCGGGAATTTGAAATCAAAAAGCGTGATATCAAACCTGCAAGTGATACTAAGATTACTCTTAAGATTCCTTCAGCACTTGCAGaggtttttgaaaaagaaactgAGGAGGGAATACAAGACGCCATTGACCAGTCCCCTTACGCCGGGAAAATAAAGTTTACAGGCGACAAAATGAGAGCCGATGTATCGGTgtacaaacatttgtttgatGACGCTTTAGAAGGCATTATTGAACATATATCAGGGCTAGTCAGAGACCCAGTAACCAGAGGCACCACATCCATTTTGATGGTAGGCGGTTTCTCGGAGTCACCATTGCTGCAAACAGCtatcaaaaacacatttccAAAAATGACAGTTATTATTCCCGAAGAAGCGGGATTAGTCGTATTGAAAGGAGCCGTTGTTTTTGGCCACGGCCCCAATGCTATCGCAAAGCGTGTCTGCAAGCATACCTATGGAATAGAGCTTAATACCCTTTTTGACGACAAAGAGCATGACGTTTCGAAACGATTCGAGTCCAATGGACGTTGtttttgcaaagaaatatttgataagcatgTTGAGATCGGACAGTGTATCAAATACGGAGAACCGCAATCGGAACGAACATATGCACCGCTTACCAATACCCAGGACTCTGTAGACATTGTCGTATATGCGTCTGATGAAGCATCTCCAAAGTATGTCTCAGATAAAGGATGCCAACAGATAGGGAAGGTTACAGTCGACGTGCGAGATATGAGCGTTCCTCTATCACAAAGAACCTTGGACGTAACTCTCACTTTCAGTGGGACTGAAATAGAAGTGATTGCTAAAGAAAAGCACACTGGTAAAATTACGAAATCAAAGGCAAATTTTCTTGGGTAG